One genomic segment of Nothobranchius furzeri strain GRZ-AD chromosome 10, NfurGRZ-RIMD1, whole genome shotgun sequence includes these proteins:
- the crebrf gene encoding CREB3 regulatory factor, translated as MPQPSVSGMEPPFGDAFQNYSFADQALTSTELLSTSSDPDFMYELDTDISHRQSPCGDSMVGVGDGGKEVEGGVDQLMGLGECEMVCSSSAFEQWDSYWEDLTRYTRLASCDIWGTKEVDFLGLDDFSSPYQDEEVIGQTPTLAQLNSEDSQPVCETLCPPVDLSLPVPPSQPQPLQPSNHNKRHFVLGQGFGPSSVRSSLCSTSSSQSRPSRSLLADFPESSQRATRPVPSSTETMAKTQNQLNAIKDQGQTKPVGRGMKTAAPTSHSLDFVRKAKVRVSSVLRAEGDVAAPADFERPGPPLPLSQPRDEKPSTSVSVALAGLPAPAARGSGSLASFEKAEGAVKREVQARAAEPSPTMGGASGLVGGGSVVVASAAGGGGGGILVVEDSEKSKEEEHNYSLFLTRSKAHSQLDEDEDEDDEEEAEEDEGDGLELDDEDHDEGFGSEHELSENEEEEEEEEDEDYEADKDDDMSDAFSEPGCDMEVMEDMKGLTAGVSSRKRGKRRYFWEYSEQLTPSKQERMLKPSEWDRHTLPSNLYQKNGPLHGKYMLKKSRRTDVEDLTPNPRKLLQIGTELRKLNKVISDLTPVSELPLTARPRSRKEKNKLASRACRLKKKAQYEANKVKLWGLGTEYDRLLFVINAIKEEIVLRVEDSSPRSTNMTETLERLIKETLVPSPVAGQTSDFVNKILENTGRGDPTGGLVGLRVPTSKV; from the exons ATGCCTCAG CCCAGCGTCAGTGGGATGGAGCCTCCCTTTGGGGACGCCTTTCAGAACTACTCGTTTGCTGACCAGGCCTTAACCAGCACCGAGCTGCTGTCCACCAGTTCCGACCCAGATTTCATGTATGAGCTG gACACAGACATCAGCCACCGACAGAGTCCCTGTGGGGACAGCATGGTGGGGGTTGGGGATGGAGGTAAGGAGGTGGAGGGAGGTGTCGATCAGCTCATGGGACTAGGGGAGTGTGAGATGGTCTGCAGCAGCTCAGCGTTCGAACAGTGGGACTCCTACTGGGAAGACCTCACCAG GTACACACGGCTGGCCAGCTGTGACATCTGGGGAACCAAAGAGGTGGACTTCCTTGGTCTGGATGACTTTTCCAGTCCCTACCAGGATGAGGAAGTGATTGGTCAAACTCCGACGCTGGCGCAGCTCAACAGCGAGGACTCACAGCCAGTCTGTGAGACGCTCTGCCCTCCCGTTGACCTGAGCCTTCCTGTCCCCCCGTCCCAGCCCCAGCCACTTCAGCCCTCCAATCACAATAAGAGACACTTTGTCCTTGGCCAAGGATTTGGCCCTAGCTCAGTCCGGTCGTCTCTGTGTTCCACATCCTCTTCCCAGTCCCGTCCTTCCCGCAGTCTTCTCGCGGACTTTCCTGAAAGCTCCCAAAGAGCAACCAGACCTGTTCCCTCCAGCACAGAGACTATGGCGAAGACCCAAAACCAACTCAACGCCATCAAGGATCAAGGCCAGACCAAGCCTGTAGGACGAGGAATGAAGACCGCTGCCCCAACGTCTCACAGTTTGGACTTTGTGCGGAAAGCTAAAGTACGAGTGAGTTCTGTGCTCCGAGCTGAAGGTGACGTGGCTGCGCCGGCAGATTTTGAGAGGCCGGGTCCCCCTCTACCCCTCTCCCAGCCTCGAGATGAGAAGCCCTCTACTTCGGTCAGCGTCGCATTGGCGGGACTTCCTGCTCCTGCAGCTAGAGGCTCTGGCAGCCTGGCAAGCTTTGAGAAAGCAGAGGGGGCAGtaaagagagaggtccaagccagaGCAGCGGAGCCAAGCCCGACTATGGGCGGTGCCTCTGGACTTGTGGGCGGTGGCAGCGTGGTAGTGGCTAGCGCGGCAGGGGGAGGTGGCGGTGGCATTCTGGTTGTGGAAGACTCTGAGAAGAGCAAGGAGGAGGAGCATAACTACTCATTGTTCCTGACCCGCAGCAAAGCTCACTCTCAGCTGGATGAAGATGAGGACGAGGACGAtgaggaggaggcagaggaggatgaAGGCGACGGGCTGGAGTTGGACGATGAAGACCACGATGAGGGTTTTGGTAGTGAACATGAGCTGTCtgagaatgaggaggaggaggaggaagaagaggatgaagaTTACGAAGCAGACAAAGATGATGACATGAGTGATGCCTTCTCGGAGCCAG GTTGTGACATGGAAGTAATGGAAGACATGAAAGGCCTGACGGCTGGAGTCTCCAGCCGGAAAAGAGGCAAGCGTCGCTACTTCTGGGAGTACAGCGAGCAGCTCACGCCCTCTAAACAGGAGCGGATGCTGAAGCCGTCTGAGTGGGACAGACACACGTTGCCTAGCAACCTGTATCAGAAGAATGGACCTCTCCACG GGAAGTACATGCTGAAGAAGTCTCGGCGCACCGACGTGGAAGACCTGACACCCAATCCTCGCAAGCTGCTGCAGATCGGAACAGAGCTTCGTAAGCTGAACAAGGTGATCAGCGACTTGACGCCCGTCAGCGAGCTGCCGCTGACCGCGCGACCGAGGTCCCGCAAGGAGAAGAACAAGCTGGCGTCCAG GGCTTGCCGTTTAAAGAAGAAGGCTCAGTATGAAGCCAACAAGGTGAAGCTTTGGGGACTCGGTACAGAATACG ATCGGTTACTGTTCGTCATCAATGCCATCAAGGAGGAGATCGTGCTGCGAGTGGAAGACTCGTCTCCTCGTTCGACCAACATGACGGAGACCCTGGAGCGGCTCATCAAAGAGACACTCG tgCCATCACCTGTTGCTGGGCAGACTTCAGACTTTGTCAACAAGATCTTGGAGAACACCGGGCGCGGCGATCCCACCGGCGGGCTGGTCGGCCTGCGAGTCCCCACCTCTAAAGTCTAG